The Nitrososphaerales archaeon nucleotide sequence TAGTGCAAGCACAATAGGAGCATATCATTCCATACGGTCGGAGGTAAGGACGTTGAAGATCATGGACACAGTATTACAGCAAAACAAAACGCTTGCGCTGCCAAAGGTTATTGATGATACAACGATAATTTTTGCAGAAGTTAAAGAACTTGCAACTGATCTAGAAACTGGTAGATATAAAATAATGGAACCAAAGGATTATTGCCATAAAATTGAACAGATGGATCTGGTTCTCGTTCCAGGAATTACGTGGGATGAATCCGGACATAGGATAGGGTATGGTCTAGGATACTACGATAGATATCTGGCGAAACTTCAAACACTGTGTGTAGGCTTGGCATACGACTTTCAGATCTTTGAAGAAATACCCCATAGTAAAAATGATTTCAGAGTACATATAATAGTAACCGAAAAGAGAGTTATTCGCACCAGATAACTATGATATCAGTTGTAGAGAATTATTTTTGCCATTGGCATTTTACTTCTTTTTTGCTAGAATATTTTCTGCATCATCCTGTCCTTGCCTTATCAACTGCTTTACTGTAGCAACAGAAAAATCAGCATCTTCAAAAAGGAAATGGGATTCTTCCCTCCTTTCTATACGAATGATCTCCTTTATTATTGCACCGCGTTCACATGCCAGTTTATGATATTCTGGTTCTATCTTCAGTATTCTTTCCTTCGTTTCATTTTCAAGTTCTTGATTATCGAAGAAATGCATTATTATATCATGCATCTCTTTCAAAAGTATCAAGTAACGCGAAATAATTTTGGACATTTTAACATTATGATAGGTCTTGTCAGTGTGCATGATATCCCTCGCCCTGTGCAATACTTCGGCCATGCTGATAGGTAATTCGTCATGTTTACGCGGAAAGAGATTCACGATATATACTTTCTTATCACGTTGAGGAGAAGCGTTTATCACCTCCCTCAGTGGCGTATTACTTAGCAAACTTCCGTCCCAAAGATACCGGCCATCCTTTTCGGTCCATTTTATGCCATAAAATGGAAAACCAGCGCTAGCAAGCAAGTGATCCGCATCTATGTTCATGTAGTTACTATCGAAAGTAACAGGTTCGCTGTTGCGTATATCTGTAGAAGTTACAATTAGTCTAGGTCTTGCAGGGTTATTGAGTTTGGTAAAATCAACAAAGCTAGTCAAGGTATTCTTCAGCGGCGCAATATCATAAAGATATGACCACATATGTGGAAAGAAATAGTCTATACTTGGCATAAGCCATTTGGGTGTAAATGCGTTAGGGTTACCCCAAGTCGCTGCATACGTTGCTGAAAAGATCGCTCTCATGCCATCTGGCAAAAATGTTGGTGTTACTTTCTCAGCTAAGGTTAGCCAGAAATCTTCAAGATCCCTAGCAGGATCGTCGTTCCGCGTACCAACTATCACTG carries:
- a CDS encoding 5-formyltetrahydrofolate cyclo-ligase, which encodes MYSSKDALRQAMMRIRNSLPTNTLDAMSDTIQNKVISMKEFVSASTIGAYHSIRSEVRTLKIMDTVLQQNKTLALPKVIDDTTIIFAEVKELATDLETGRYKIMEPKDYCHKIEQMDLVLVPGITWDESGHRIGYGLGYYDRYLAKLQTLCVGLAYDFQIFEEIPHSKNDFRVHIIVTEKRVIRTR
- a CDS encoding patatin-like phospholipase family protein translates to MNSDQKVKFETVLVMQGGGSLGAYECGVYKALAKHEIKFDVVAGTSIGAINAAVIVGTRNDDPARDLEDFWLTLAEKVTPTFLPDGMRAIFSATYAATWGNPNAFTPKWLMPSIDYFFPHMWSYLYDIAPLKNTLTSFVDFTKLNNPARPRLIVTSTDIRNSEPVTFDSNYMNIDADHLLASAGFPFYGIKWTEKDGRYLWDGSLLSNTPLREVINASPQRDKKVYIVNLFPRKHDELPISMAEVLHRARDIMHTDKTYHNVKMSKIISRYLILLKEMHDIIMHFFDNQELENETKERILKIEPEYHKLACERGAIIKEIIRIERREESHFLFEDADFSVATVKQLIRQGQDDAENILAKKK